The Micrococcales bacterium region TGCGCGGCCAGCGCGGCCATCTTCACGTCCAGCAACTCGTGGAAGTCCACCGATGTGGTGACCAATTCGTCATCGACCCCGAAGGGGATGTCATCGGGGTCCATCGCGGCGAAGCCCGTCTCGTCGCCGGCGGCCCGCAACGCCAGGATGCCCTGCCGGATCATCCCTTTGGGCATGGCGGTCCAGTACACCTTCTGCACGCGCCACGGGTCGCCGAGGTCGAGCCGGAACGAAGGCACTGCTGCCAGCGCGAGGGCGTACATGAGCACCCGGTGCGCCTGGATGTGGTCGGGATGACCGTAGCCGCCGAAGTCGTCGTAAGTGACCGCCACCTGTGGACGGACCTCCCGGATCACCGCCACCAGGTCACTGGCGGCCGTCAGCAGATCTGCCTGCCAGAAGCAGTCAGGGCGCTGGTTCGCGTCGGTTCCGACCATTCCGCTGTCCCGGTACTTGTGGGGTGCCCCGAGCAACCGCCAGTCGGTGACGCCGAGCAGGCCCATGGCTGCGGCGAGTTCCTCGTACCGGTGCTCGCCGAGCCGGTCCTCGTGATGCGCGGCGAGATGCTGTGCGTCATCGAGGAGGATCTCGCCCTCCTCACCCAGCGTGCAGGTGACGAGAGTGACCTGCACCCCCTGCCGGACGTAGCCGGCCATGAGGGCCCCGGTGGTGATGGTCTCGTCATCGGGGTGCGCGTGCACCAGCAGCAGCCGTCGATCAACCATCTCCCAAGACTAGTGGCGGGCCGTACCCGCGCCGATACCTCTAGCCTGAACCCAATGGAGACCTATCCGCGCCAGGCCGCCCTCACCGGTCAGTTCCGCCACGGCCAGCCCCGCAGTTTCCGGGCGACCGGAACCTCGGTGTACTTCCTGCGCTCCACGGGTTCCCGCGACGCAGCCCTGCGGCTGTTCCGCTGGGACCGGGGCACCGGCCGCACGCAGGAGGTACTGTCCGGCGCCGGTCGCCCCACGCAGACCGAACTGTCGATGCGCGAACGGTTGCGCGAGACCGCCGCCGGCATCACCGCCTTCGACGTTCGCGATGACCGCGTCGTGGCGGGGGCTGGTGGCCGGCTGCTGGCGTGGGATCTGCAGGGCGGCGCCAGGACCATCGACGTGGCCACGGGCGCTTTCGATCCTCGGCTGAGCCCGGACGCCGCCTGGATCAGCTGGGTCGCCGCGGGTTCGCTGCACGTCTGTGCCTGGGACGGCACGCAGCATCGGGTTGTCGTCGGCGACGAGGAGCCGGGGGCCTGGGCGGTGTGCGACTTCATCGCTGCGGAGGAACTGAGCCGCACCCGAGGCTACTGGTGGCTGCCGGACTCCAGCGGCCTGCTCGTCCAGCGCACGAACGACGACCATGTCCCCGTCTGGTACCGCGCCGATGCCGCCCACCCCGATCGGCATCCAGCGGAGCAGCGCTACCCGCACGCCGGCGCCCCCAACGCGGCTGTGGAACTGTGGCGCTTCACCCTGGAGGGCGAGGGGCAGCGTGTGCCGCTGCCACCGTCGGAGTACCTGGCGACGGTGGGCGGTGGCCTGGT contains the following coding sequences:
- the mshB gene encoding N-acetyl-1-D-myo-inositol-2-amino-2-deoxy-alpha-D-glucopyranoside deacetylase; protein product: MVDRRLLLVHAHPDDETITTGALMAGYVRQGVQVTLVTCTLGEEGEILLDDAQHLAAHHEDRLGEHRYEELAAAMGLLGVTDWRLLGAPHKYRDSGMVGTDANQRPDCFWQADLLTAASDLVAVIREVRPQVAVTYDDFGGYGHPDHIQAHRVLMYALALAAVPSFRLDLGDPWRVQKVYWTAMPKGMIRQGILALRAAGDETGFAAMDPDDIPFGVDDELVTTSVDFHELLDVKMAALAAHASQVQTDGGFFALSNNLGAKAMGVEHFRLALGEVAPPFDEDGRETDLFNGVT
- a CDS encoding DPP IV N-terminal domain-containing protein, with product METYPRQAALTGQFRHGQPRSFRATGTSVYFLRSTGSRDAALRLFRWDRGTGRTQEVLSGAGRPTQTELSMRERLRETAAGITAFDVRDDRVVAGAGGRLLAWDLQGGARTIDVATGAFDPRLSPDAAWISWVAAGSLHVCAWDGTQHRVVVGDEEPGAWAVCDFIAAEELSRTRGYWWLPDSSGLLVQRTNDDHVPVWYRADAAHPDRHPAEQRYPHAGAPNAAVELWRFTLEGEGQRVPLPPSEYLATVGGGLVGVLDREQTRLFICDLAGDPVAHVEGHPGWISCPGCRAPRGGVSSPGPTKPGVV